gatttccctactattGAGTAAAAAACCTCTACTggttcatccctcatcctcctgcgcgccatggaataaagtcctatcctggtctacctctccctatagctcaggcctcgagtcctggcaacactctCTCTAGCTTAACATTGTTGTCGGACCTTGTGTTTGCCAGTTGTTGTTGTTACAGGTATAGTGTCAGGTGTACTGAGAGCCAAttaaaagcattgttttgcatgcaatccaatcagatcagataatactatccaTAAATACagtcaaaccaaactcaagtacaatagatagagcaaaggggaagatacagagcgcagaatatagttctcagcacagTTTcacagacaaagttcaatgtccacaatgggtagAGGTCAATCGGAAGTACCCTAGTtcgtggaaggaccgttcagaagcttgACAACAGagggtaagaagctgttcctgagaacagcacctgctgagttcctcctacaGATTGTTTCTTGCTCCTGATttcggcatctgcagtctctcttgTGTCCGCACTTCAATTCTATTTATTTTGGCACTGAAGCATTTTGCAATGTCCTGAGGTTGGGAAAGATGCTTTAGATGTGTAAATTCATCAATGCATTTGCAGTACTACTACACATGATGACTGTTGTGAATCGTCCCCACACACACGAACCACTGGTTAGACTGTCACTCATCTTGCTGGTGGAAGTCGGTCTTTGTTTGCAAGCTCACAGGATGAATTGATAAATAATTACTTATTGCTAAAGTGGTAGATGTTTTGTTTTCAAACACTTGAGTTGAAATATTAAGGGCTTGAAAGGTTGTTGCACAGGTATGAGGTCACCTTAAAATAGGTTTATATTATTTTTGTATGGAAAAGAATTCCATTATTTTGTTGCATCACCTCCGAAGTTACCTTAATTTGCAGAGAGAACTTGCCAACAGCTGGGAAAGCAGTCAGGCCTCTTGTGTCCCATCCTGATCAGGAGCTGATTAGTTGTGAGGGTTAGCGCCTCTAAGTCTCCGATAACTGATCATTATTTCCCGACAGTAGACATTAGCAGTAGACGGGAGACAGCTTAACATGCAACAGCAGGACTGACCTTGGTAGTACCCATGTCCACAAACCCAAGACACTTGTTGGAATATTTCAACGCATAAGGTGAACAGGAATTGAAATCGCAGAGCACTGATCTTTCCATCACCCCTTCCCTCTAACTGTGCTGGATTATAACTTCTCAATGTTATAGTCacattgtggaaacaagcccctcagccCAATTTTTCCCATGCCAAACAAgtcctatactagtcccacctgccctcgcttgtcccataaccttctaaacctatcctgtccatgtacctctccagatgtctcttaaatgttatgataataccagcctcaactacctcctttggcagcttgtcccatacaccaaccactccgtgtaaaaaagttacccctcaggttcctactaaacccCCCACCcatgctctctagttcttgattctcgtactctgagcaaaagactctATAAAATCTGTGCAATGAGCAGTTGGAACAGGCGCCTTCCTGGGCCATTTTGACCCGGTTACACCTTGGATTAGTTGCTGGGATCCCCATTGGATACTTAAAATAGAAAATGGATGGAAAAATTGGAATTGTATAGGCTTTCAGCAGTAGAAGGGAATGATTGAGATTGTGGGGTTGGGAATATTTTCACTGCAGTTCACTAAGCAGTTTATCCTACAATCCCAACTGCGGTACTGTATTTCCAAggttagacaattgacaataggtgctggagtaggccattcagcacttcgagcgaacaccgccattcaatgtgatcatgactgatcatccccaatcggcaccccgttcctgccttctccccatatcccctgactccgctatctttaagagccctatctagctctctcttgaaagtatccagagaaccggcctccaccgccctctgaggcagcagtTGCAGCAGTTTGAAGAGGCTCTTTTTAATAAGGACCCAAGAGGTTGGTGCAGGAATAGGGCATccaacccttcgagcctgcgctgtCACTCGTCAAGGTCACGGCTGATATTGCCCTTTGctattccacatactcacaattctctgtgagaaaaagtgtttcctcgtctccgttctaaatggcttataccttattcttaaactgtgacccctggttctggactcccccaacatctaaaGGAAAACATTTAAAGGAAAAAATCTTCCGTGGGATGGCAAGTCTCCCATGGGATAGGATTGCCCATGTTAGCAGTCAATGATGTTGGTGGGTCACATAAATGTGGGACCAGTTTATGGCAGCAGATTCGGCACTCACGGAACAATACAACACAGGGGCACCCTTCATCGcacattgtccatgctgaacatgatgccaggttaaacttagCTCCTCTGCATGATCTAGgccgccacagtggcgcagcggtagatctgctgccttacagcgccagaggcctgggttcgatcccgactgcaggtcctggttgtagagtttatacgttctccctgtgggttttctccggttactccccacactccaaaggtgtgcaggattgtaggtaaatttgcttcggtaaaattgtacattttccctaatGTGTGGATTAGTGTTAGTGTATGCGGGCTGGttgctgcggactcggtgggccgaaggccttgtttcagcgctgtatctccaaaaatctAAATCCATATAATAGAGCAGTCAGCGTCTGTGAAAATCTCTCTCTACAGTTGTAGAAATAAAAGAGCAGCAAATGATGGTTTGCAAAAGAAGAAATAAAATGCTCGAGtaattcggcaggtcaggcagtgtctctggagaacacagactaCATTTCGGGTCCAAAGAAGGTTCCCATCCCTAAACATCCCCaatctgtgttctccagggatgttgcctgatccattcaaattattccagctctttgtatcttttttttctctccacagatattgcccaaCTTGCCAGTTGTTTCCAgtgtttctgtttatatttcacatttccaataTGTGTACCCTTTTCTACCCCGAATGGCATTAAGTGAATCCGATGACCTTTTACAAGAACCCAGTCATTTTCTGGTTATCTTTACTGTCTCCTATATTTGGGTTTGAAACAATTACTTTAGTTTTAATTTGTCCAGCCACCATGGTAGTTCTTGCATTTGTGCTTCCAGTCTAGAACTCTGGCTGCTAACCAAACCTTCATGCCCAATTCTTTGTCAGGTTGCAAAGTACGAGAGATACTGAATGAAGCCTTTCAATGGGATAAGGGCTGCTCAGTTCCAACATGGTGCTTAGCTGAGGCTGGAGAGACTGGTTGACATATCATCCTCCCAGCTGCTACTCTTCTTATTGCTCCTCTCCTAAAAGAGTCATTCATGTTCATACATcaaaggagcagaactaggccatttggcccatcgagtctattctgtcattcaatcatggctgatctatcattccctctcaacccctctccTGACCTCCCCATAGTCTTTGACgccctaatcaaaaacctatcaatttccgctttaaaaatacccaatgacttggcctcatcgccacaatgaattccagattcatcaccctctggctaaggaaattcctcctctggTCCATTCGAAATGTACCTCATTTGGGTACAGGTACAACAGTGGATTTACCACAGTTCCCATCATATATGTATTAGAAATATTTATCCATCCCTATCCAAGAGGATACTGATCTCAATTGTTTTGCATGCATCACCATCAAACCAGGAATCTTGTGGACTGCAAATCTGAGCTTGTGAATTGATTCAACTGTTTTGTGGGCATTGCAGGGATATGTagggaaatgtttaaaaatgtgtttTGCTTGTTAATAACTCAGTTGATTACTGTAACTACCTATCGAGGgtagttttaaaaaatatataaacatacaTACACTGGATGCGTTTACATATTTTTATTCTCAGTAGGTTTGGTGGTAGAGCATAGACAGGTTTTTAAATCCTCATGTACTGTATTTGTTAGAATGTGGTTCCTCCACCTGTGCTGTAGAGATGGTTGCTGGTACAGCAGCGATCTGACCTCAATAAACTTTGTGGCTAAAACTGATCTGCTGTTGTTCAGAGTATTTCTTCTCATTTTCCCAACTTTTTTTtcctacaaagtgctggaataacactgtAGCTTAGGAAGCATCTGAGGAAGGAATGGGTTGTTGCCatcttgggtctggacccttcttcgggctgattggagttggggggggggtttgatgggTAGTTGGGAGGGGAGGACAACGTTATGAAAAGGAAACCAATGGATGTCAGAGATAAGGATCGTGTTGTGAGACAGAAGGATCGAAGAGCTGcacattgtgaagccagaggaaggtacgtagaaggagggggaaggagataaGTCGATTCGACTCCATAACGGTGGGGTGTTAAGaggtctaaaattagagaattaaatGGTCGTACCTTCTGCATTCTGACTTTTATACTTCATTACCTTGCAACTGTCCACCATTCCATTACGCTTGTAATTATCTGCTAGATCTACATACCAATAGTCTCGGAGCCCCCCCGCTACCCCCCATTATTTTGTCGCACAgcctttatttaaaatatatataaatattttgaTTATTCAAGCTTCTAAAATAAGTTTCCCCACAATGAACATTGTGTGCCCATTCAATCAAGATCCCACAAGCTCTCCTCACAACACAATAAGCAACCAATGTGTAAGAACTCACATTGGTATCATCAGAAAATCTCAAGACCCTTTATCCAAGTCATCAAAAGGACTGCAAATAGTTGTGATCTATCATGTCCAGTGTCTACTACTAGCTAGTGATTTGTAAACCCAAAATGACTCATTTTTAAAAAGGtagatggacacatggatatgcagggaatggatcatgtgcagacagatgaggcCAGGTCgtatggacactgtgggctgaagggcctttccctAAGCTGTACTTTTTTTACATTCGATattggggggaggagagatgggaaaaacaatGACTGACAGAAAAAAATGTACGAAATGGTGAGATCATGATTACTGGAAAGTTGAATTTCACAGCCAGAAGTTGGAAGAAGCGAGGCTGCAACTGTTGAAATCTCTggttcacacactaacactatcctatatacactggggacaatttacaattataccaagccaattagcctacaaacctgtacgtctttggagtgtgggaggaaaccaaagctcctggagaaaacccacacaggtcaagggaAGAACCTCcaaactgacagcacccgtagtcaggaatgaacttgggtctctggtgctgtaaggcagcaactctaccgctgcgccaccgtgccgctctcagCATTGTCAGGAGCTTCCACTGCTGAATTGTTATAAACTAAACTCCCATTGAATTTGCACACTGAAGATCCTTCAAACGCTTAAATTAGCAATTTTCCAGTCTAATCACAAAGCAAGAAATTGTCCAGAACAATTTATAGGGGTCATCACCTTTATTTCATACTTGACCATTTAGATGTTGCCATTTCTACTTAGAAAGTCCACCATGTCATGCATCTTCTTGTTGATGACACCTCCATGAACTCCTTTCTGGCCCATCAGAATCATCAAGGCTTTGGTAGATTTCCCAATACAAATGCTCATGCCCTCATTACCCAGTGTCCTGATATCCATGGAAGGATCATTTTCCAACAGCATGTTATCCCGGATGATGGAATACTTCTTCCCACCAATGGTTATGCCGTTTTGGAGGATACACTTCCTGTCGGTGTCGATGATCACTTCAATCTCCTGGGATGTAATGCGGCCAAATACACCATCGCTTCTGCATGCCCAGATGGATTTGTTCTTGGGGGTGCATCCGACAATTGCAATGTCCGCAATAGTGCTGTCTTGTAGGACAGCCGCCACGTATGCTTTCCAGTCCAACATTGCTTCACCGCCTGTCATCAACTGAAGGAACGAGGTGCTTGGACATGGGGAAGGCTGGGAAATGAAGCACTCAACTAAAAACCTCAGCACAGGGCAAACGTTGATGTCATGCAAGCTTTTATGACATTGTCTTTACAACACAAGTGCTGAGTTGGGAGGTTTTCCACCATACCCAGAGTCACTTGGCTTTCACTTTTTACTACATTCCCTCATGTTTACACCTTCCCAAGCCTGGAAATCAGAAGAGATTCTGATAAACCCATCTACCGCTTTGGAATTCCTAGGGAGTTAGGATGGTTAGAGACAGGGAAGGTCAAGTGCATTGAGTTATAAGGATGAGAATTTTATACAGGAGGCACAGGGACAACTGTAGGTGGTCTACAACGGTGCAAGAATGAAAGAATATAATTATGCTTGGATACTTAGTCACATTCTGACGGCTTGCATGACTACTTGATGCTGGGTAGAGACGGAGCCTTATGTTATCAGGATCTTCCATATCTGTAAGTAAAGGCATAGTGAGTGACCAAGAATGTGTTATTATGGCATTCGAGAAGTAAAGGTGCTAGAAAATATGACAAAATGGGTACAATTTGATAGCAAGACTGGCCTTAAGAGATTCGGAGGAGAGGTTGCAGCTTCAAAGGAAATATTAATCCTGCCTCCTTTGTGAATGTCAGAGATTGCTGGGGAGGAAATACCCTGTCATGGATAAGCTGCAATTGGGAAGGTGCATCACTTGATTAACACGTTTCAGTTCATAAACTCAGTTACTGAGACAAAGCCGAGTTGAGCACTATACATCTGTTCGTTCACTCAGACCTAATTATTGATTGAAAGCCAAAGTCAGCCATCTGCAAAAAGAATTGTACAGAAGGTTCAGAAATCAGTGATTTTGATTGAACAGAGATGGTGTGTTTTATTATACAGATCTTGTAAATTGTTTTCATCAGCAACTTGGTCATCAGCAATAATCAACGGCATGAATCTAGTGTGCTGCTGGGTTACATTCCAGTAGCTTCAACAATTTGCACAAAAGACAATTATAGAAAAATCTGAGTGCTGAGAACCAGTGATTAATGATTATTTGGTACTTATCTCTGCTGCAGGGTTCCACCTGCACCCGACTATACGACAGGGTGGGGATAACAGGAGAGTCACAACTCATTATGGTTTAGTCCTCCCCTTGAGAGTCTGGCCAGAAGATCTTGCATATGCTTTTTTACCTAAAACACCAAAACCGTGTGAGAATGAATATTTAGCAAATAGTGTACAATACACAAAGATCACTGCTGTTCACTACTAATTTTTCATATCATCTGTCAACCATCCTTACATTGTGGGCAGATTTTTGACACTTAAGTGTCACTTATCCTCAGGATAAAAAgacgtaccattagaaaggaaatgaggaggaatttctttagccagagggtggtgaatctgtggaattcattgcaactggcggctgtggaggccatcattagATAttgttaaagcggagattgacaggttcttagtcaagtcaagtcaagtttatttgtcacatacacatacgagattagtaagggtgtcaaaggtttcggaaagaatggaggaaaatggggttgagagggaaagatataacatcctgaagccgcggtctccggtaggaaagtgccgattcgggcactccaagccttTACTCTGCATTTTTCCCATGAGAAATAATCACCTTTTTATTCAGAGACCTTGCTGTAATTTGATCTttaaattatagacaatagacaataggtgcaggagtaggctattcggcccttcgagccagcaccgccattcaatgtgatcatggctgatcatccccaatcggtaccccgttcctgccttctccccatatcacctgactccgctatttttaagagccctatctagctctctcttgaaagcatccagagaacttgcctccgccgccctctgcaGCAGCAGTTGCAGCAGTTTGAAGAGGCTCTTTTTAATAAGGACCCAAGAGGTTGGTGCAGGAATAGGGCATCCAACCCTTTGAGGCTGCGCTGTCACTCATCAAGGTCACGGCTGATATTGCCCTTCGCAGCTAATTTCCAGCACTCTCTCTGTATCCCTCAACGCTCAGGAATCTATCCGTCAAAGAAcaaatttgtcctcatctcaggcGTGCACAGCCCAGCCTTTAACCAGAGATTGCGAGCACAGTCTCCTCGGTCAAGGGGAACAAGCCCTCCCTGCATCTAACATTTCACTGGACTCTTAGCAGAACAAACACACTGTTGtgaaaataaggaactgcagatgctggttaatgcacaaaagaacaaagtgttggagtgactcagcaagtcaggcagcctctctggagaccGTGAATTGGTggtgtttcgagtcaagaccctgtTTGTAGCCAGGGAGATGAGAAGGGGGAAGGGCAAGACAATGTGTGGTAAGGGATAGGTAGacaaaggtgaggggggggggggggggggggggttggtaggaagatggttggaacaaaggccagagataagaaaggaaggtgtgaGCCAGGTTTGAACACGTGGATTGTACAGCCAAAAGGGTAAGAGTGGGTGGGTCCAGGTGGGCACAGGGGAATgaatgggggaaagggggggggggggggggggggggggggggggacgagaatctaatattggagaattaaatgttcatgctgatgggctgtaagctacccaagcggaatatgaggtattgttcctccagtttgcatgtgacctcactctgacaattgaggaggcgcagggcagaaaggtctgtatGGGAATAGGATAAAATAGTTGGCAAGCAGGAGATCTAACAGACAAAAGAGACTCATTTACCTTGTAGCCGAGTTCTTTCGTTTTTTCTGTCAGCATTTTATACTTTTCTTTATTTCGAGATAGATGTTCCTTGTCTCCAATAGTCTCCACATGTTTTAGCTTCTGGTGAGATAGGTCGAGCTGCTCCTGATAATGGTGGTGCTTCTCAATCTTCACCTCAAAGTGTTTCAGCTCCTCCTGCGGCCAGAAAGCAGAGGAGGTTAAAAGTGCTACTGTTCCAGATCCATGAGACCAAGCTGCTCTGAATGCAGCAACAGCACTAGGCAGAAAAGACAGTCCAGCTGTTTCCTCTCAGTTTCATTTCATCTGCTAACAGTCTGTAGATTTCCTCACGCAATAAGCTTACAGGTCTGAAGCAGATGCCCCAATGCAGTATAGACGGGGCCAGACTTACATGAGGGTTAAGTCCCGCGGACCCTGGCCTAAGGATGTTATGCAAGACAGAAACAAAGTGTTAATGCACACGGGTGAATTTACTTTtatttagactttcgagatacagtgcggaaacaggcctttcagcccattgatcgccccatacactagtactatcctacccAATGGAGgaaatttagaattttaccaaagccacttaacctataaatctgcacgtctttggagtgtgggcggaaacaggagcacccggaggaaacccatgcggtcacagggagaacgtacaaatgccttacagacagtgcccgcagtcaggatcaaatctggaatTCTAGCGTCTTGGGGCAGCAATTCtatggctgtgccactgtgccgcccggcaGTATGTGGGGGCTCCGGCGCAGAGACCAAGCATCCGCTTCGCTCTGCTCTGGACCATAGCTCTGGACCATAGCATCCACAAGAACAGCTGATTGGGTTGCGGGAACGGCCGCATGCCTAGTAGCGCACTACTACCGAGACATGCAACTCAAAAATAAGGCAGTGGGCTTAAAGAAGCTGTCTATTAAGCAAGTCTGGGAATGCCTGTATGTGGAATGCTGTGTTGCAGACAGTGCAAACCCTCTATTATGGAGGCTGGACCAAGGCTTTGGTCTCTTCTGGGAGCCCTCAGCTACCTCTT
This portion of the Leucoraja erinacea ecotype New England chromosome 3, Leri_hhj_1, whole genome shotgun sequence genome encodes:
- the LOC129695393 gene encoding profilin-3-like gives rise to the protein MTGGEAMLDWKAYVAAVLQDSTIADIAIVGCTPKNKSIWACRSDGVFGRITSQEIEVIIDTDRKCILQNGITIGGKKYSIIRDNMLLENDPSMDIRTLGNEGMSICIGKSTKALMILMGQKGVHGGVINKKMHDMVDFLSRNGNI